A genomic segment from Actinomyces lilanjuaniae encodes:
- a CDS encoding type VII secretion target translates to MSDLSLDPDILNSLAARVDMTADDLDSVTFTSPADLGPSTGAVSGALQKLGSRVTSAASSARSTATSMRSAARQFTDTDEAVAQGAHSIEVGGAGRI, encoded by the coding sequence GTGTCAGACCTGTCCCTCGACCCTGACATCCTCAACAGCCTGGCGGCTCGGGTCGACATGACCGCCGACGACCTGGACTCCGTGACCTTCACCAGTCCTGCGGACCTCGGCCCCTCCACCGGGGCCGTCTCCGGTGCGCTCCAGAAACTGGGCTCCCGGGTGACCAGCGCCGCGAGCAGCGCCCGCTCCACCGCGACCAGCATGCGCTCCGCCGCACGCCAGTTCACCGACACCGACGAGGCCGTCGCCCAGGGAGCGCACTCGATCGAGGTCGGCGGGGCAGGGAGGATCTGA
- a CDS encoding helix-turn-helix domain-containing protein, which produces MTWTPLRYIFDEAVSAEVRSQAHRTGLSAEDLSVVTGLSLVTVQDGLSGQVPFSVSELSKIAAPLGVSASEIIARAERVVAAQGNRHHTTPTHPVPATEESTEESPRHAAPAPRATARTTGPSDDQAPLGAEALDEFLAHIDRQLSETIQHRHGSPSPDQGDT; this is translated from the coding sequence ATGACATGGACCCCGCTTCGGTATATCTTCGACGAGGCGGTCTCCGCCGAGGTCCGCTCCCAAGCGCACCGGACAGGTCTGAGCGCGGAGGATCTCAGCGTCGTCACCGGCCTGAGCCTGGTCACCGTCCAGGATGGGCTCAGCGGTCAGGTCCCCTTCTCGGTCAGCGAGCTCAGCAAGATTGCTGCACCGCTGGGGGTCAGCGCCTCCGAGATCATCGCCCGGGCCGAGCGCGTCGTGGCGGCGCAGGGCAACCGGCACCACACCACTCCCACGCACCCGGTCCCCGCCACTGAGGAGAGCACTGAGGAGAGTCCGCGCCACGCCGCACCCGCCCCGCGCGCCACGGCCCGCACCACAGGACCGTCCGACGACCAGGCGCCGTTGGGCGCGGAGGCCCTTGACGAGTTCCTCGCCCATATTGACCGTCAGCTCAGCGAGACCATCCAGCACCGCCACGGCTCTCCGAGCCCCGACCAGGGTGACACGTGA
- a CDS encoding helix-turn-helix domain-containing protein, with amino-acid sequence MPRKPKPLEPLDREVIDILAARQKAAGVSQRRLAREAGMSLNRVGIIFRAEGPAPTVGELAVIAEVLELQSSEIIREAERRLRSRGADPQTHGAQAQPRAARTVGDRPEHAASRQWGDVGEESQLPHQE; translated from the coding sequence GTGCCAAGGAAGCCTAAGCCGCTGGAACCGCTTGATCGCGAGGTGATCGACATCCTGGCTGCCCGCCAGAAGGCCGCCGGGGTCTCGCAGCGTCGGCTGGCCCGCGAGGCAGGGATGTCGCTCAACCGGGTCGGCATTATCTTTCGGGCAGAGGGTCCTGCGCCGACGGTCGGTGAGCTGGCAGTGATCGCGGAGGTGCTGGAGCTTCAGAGCTCAGAGATAATCCGCGAGGCCGAGCGTCGCCTTCGCAGCCGGGGCGCGGACCCGCAGACGCATGGTGCCCAGGCGCAGCCTCGGGCTGCTCGAACTGTCGGGGACCGCCCGGAGCACGCCGCGTCGCGCCAGTGGGGCGATGTCGGCGAGGAGTCGCAGCTACCCCACCAGGAGTGA
- a CDS encoding DUF2786 domain-containing protein produces the protein MASSVPERVRHLLALAADPAASPSERQTASHRAAVLMARHSITGLDPHTSRTEDVTTRTITVPGGRSTPSLAQAHAMHHVATAAGAATWYTDHRRWPPPDQRPCVLVHVVGLGSDLDWLIPLLTTLTTQTALDWATWRHDHAQAYRDLDRAGRLTWRNGYVLGYAHAVADRVRTARQQAIHEQDTTSPDGTPTTALVVRDRAQQVQDHLATLNLRPGTATPTSAWAHHAGHTDGHASGLGTPHNPQVGTQATHQIQAGATP, from the coding sequence ATGGCCTCCAGCGTCCCGGAGCGGGTGCGCCACCTGCTGGCCCTGGCCGCCGACCCGGCCGCCAGCCCCTCTGAGAGGCAGACCGCCTCCCACAGGGCCGCGGTCCTCATGGCCCGCCACTCCATCACCGGCCTCGACCCCCACACCTCCCGGACCGAGGACGTCACCACCCGGACCATCACGGTCCCAGGAGGGCGCAGCACCCCCTCCCTGGCCCAGGCCCACGCCATGCACCACGTGGCCACCGCCGCCGGCGCGGCCACCTGGTACACCGACCACCGCCGCTGGCCCCCACCGGACCAGCGGCCGTGCGTCTTAGTCCACGTGGTCGGCCTCGGCTCCGACCTGGACTGGCTCATACCCCTCCTGACCACCCTGACCACCCAGACCGCCCTGGACTGGGCCACCTGGAGACACGACCACGCCCAGGCCTACCGCGACCTCGACCGCGCAGGGCGCCTGACCTGGCGCAACGGCTACGTCCTCGGCTACGCCCACGCCGTGGCCGACCGCGTCCGTACCGCCCGCCAGCAGGCCATCCACGAGCAGGACACCACCAGCCCCGACGGCACCCCCACCACCGCCCTGGTGGTCCGAGACCGCGCCCAGCAAGTCCAGGACCACCTCGCCACCCTCAACCTGCGACCAGGCACCGCCACCCCCACCAGCGCCTGGGCCCACCACGCCGGGCACACCGACGGCCACGCCTCAGGCCTCGGCACCCCCCACAACCCCCAGGTAGGCACCCAGGCCACCCACCAGATCCAGGCGGGAGCCACACCATGA
- a CDS encoding ParA family protein — translation MTTVNLAHRLTVAGLRVLVVDSDPQANATSILDAVARELVGTVTAP, via the coding sequence GTGACCACCGTCAACCTCGCCCACCGCCTCACAGTCGCGGGCCTGAGGGTGCTGGTAGTGGACTCCGACCCCCAGGCCAACGCCACCAGCATCCTCGACGCAGTGGCACGTGAGCTCGTCGGGACGGTGACGGCGCCGTGA
- a CDS encoding tyrosine-type recombinase/integrase, protein MGTTTDSSPQHLPVDAWVTSMRAQGLADRTVAERARTVRQASRTAGTSPETITSSDIEAFLASSPSRGTRYARYSVLRAWSRWLVRTGRRSDDPTQAVARPRMPAGRPRPLTRSQLDHLLTSPLHPDTRTKVLLAAYQGLRVHEIARIRGEDIDTDAGTLTVTGKGGRTDTLPLHPRVAQEAAHRPERGYWFPSPTTPGEPVTGKSVSSAVGRALRSAGVRATAHQLRHFFATELLAGGADCRVVQTLMRHASLATTARYLAVTPTQQQQALRGLT, encoded by the coding sequence ATGGGAACAACCACTGACAGCTCACCTCAGCACCTGCCCGTTGACGCCTGGGTCACCTCCATGCGCGCCCAGGGCCTAGCGGATCGGACGGTCGCCGAGCGTGCCCGCACGGTCCGCCAGGCCTCCAGGACAGCAGGAACCAGCCCCGAGACAATAACCTCATCGGATATTGAAGCGTTTCTCGCCTCGTCCCCCTCCCGGGGGACGCGTTACGCCCGCTACTCCGTCCTGCGCGCCTGGTCCAGGTGGCTGGTCCGCACCGGACGCCGCAGCGACGACCCCACCCAGGCCGTGGCCCGGCCTCGCATGCCCGCTGGCCGCCCACGCCCCCTCACCCGCTCCCAGCTCGACCACCTCCTCACCAGCCCGCTCCACCCCGACACACGCACCAAGGTCCTCCTGGCCGCCTACCAGGGCCTGCGCGTCCACGAGATCGCCAGGATCAGAGGCGAGGACATCGACACCGACGCGGGCACCCTCACCGTCACCGGAAAAGGCGGCCGCACCGACACCCTGCCCCTGCACCCCCGCGTCGCCCAGGAGGCCGCCCACCGGCCGGAGCGTGGCTACTGGTTCCCCTCTCCGACGACCCCCGGTGAGCCGGTGACCGGCAAGTCCGTCAGCAGTGCTGTCGGCCGGGCGCTGAGGAGTGCCGGAGTCCGGGCGACGGCCCACCAGCTGCGCCACTTTTTCGCCACCGAGCTCCTCGCAGGCGGCGCCGACTGCCGCGTCGTCCAGACCCTCATGCGACACGCCTCCCTGGCCACCACCGCCCGATACCTGGCCGTCACCCCCACCCAGCAGCAGCAGGCGCTGAGAGGGCTCACCTGA
- a CDS encoding helix-turn-helix domain-containing protein, translating to MSATTVARMEARRGRIMMAQAERPWQETTLVECGPRPARGEDPEEWAARVADEARERLEEGAHRRDGALCPCCRQPVAPGGWVPWPPDDRQEEPVSRPDDKGARAWAGWLPPASYPALLSRAQAREVTRCDQAGALDATTRADPRSTLLTRVAYIQRESGGRAARAAERAADHAAAAAGTGHRDHARGQAVQTRFLDSWSAARDRWEAEHAAVLAADRLPGPVLRALRTTMGLDQASLAHHLAVSTDTVRWWESGRSLINHGATQEVWDMWQEWVRATRALTETHQQGDVPVLPPTPPSHPARRRRPPGRTPVHHQPRTTHHPTTPHTRPEVVHPVGDQRRSPAPHGTTSAEEAAQDRLAFARAALTTPWSRG from the coding sequence ATGAGCGCGACGACGGTAGCCCGGATGGAGGCGCGCAGGGGTCGGATCATGATGGCCCAGGCCGAGAGGCCGTGGCAGGAGACCACGCTCGTCGAGTGCGGCCCTCGCCCGGCGAGAGGCGAGGATCCTGAGGAGTGGGCGGCCCGAGTGGCCGACGAGGCACGGGAGCGCCTGGAGGAGGGGGCGCACCGCCGCGACGGCGCGCTCTGCCCCTGCTGCCGGCAGCCCGTGGCCCCAGGAGGGTGGGTACCCTGGCCACCAGACGACAGACAGGAGGAGCCCGTGAGCCGACCCGACGACAAGGGAGCGCGCGCCTGGGCGGGCTGGCTGCCGCCCGCCAGCTACCCGGCCCTGCTCAGCAGGGCGCAGGCCCGCGAGGTGACCCGCTGCGACCAGGCCGGGGCGCTGGACGCGACCACCCGGGCCGACCCGCGCTCGACCCTGCTGACCCGCGTCGCCTACATCCAGCGCGAGAGCGGCGGCCGTGCCGCCCGCGCGGCCGAGCGCGCCGCCGACCACGCGGCAGCCGCCGCCGGGACGGGCCACCGCGACCACGCGCGCGGCCAGGCCGTCCAGACCCGGTTCCTGGACTCCTGGTCCGCCGCCCGGGACCGGTGGGAGGCCGAGCACGCCGCCGTCCTGGCGGCCGACCGCCTGCCCGGCCCCGTCCTGCGCGCCCTGCGCACCACCATGGGCCTGGACCAGGCCAGCCTCGCCCACCACCTGGCCGTGTCCACCGACACCGTCCGCTGGTGGGAGTCCGGCCGGTCCCTCATCAACCACGGCGCCACCCAGGAGGTCTGGGACATGTGGCAGGAGTGGGTCCGTGCCACCCGCGCCCTGACCGAGACCCACCAGCAGGGGGACGTGCCCGTCCTGCCCCCGACACCCCCCAGCCACCCTGCGCGCCGTCGCCGTCCTCCTGGCCGGACACCGGTTCACCACCAGCCCCGGACCACTCACCACCCCACCACCCCTCACACCCGACCCGAAGTCGTGCACCCCGTAGGAGACCAGCGCCGGAGCCCCGCCCCTCACGGCACCACCAGCGCCGAGGAAGCAGCCCAGGACCGCCTGGCGTTCGCGCGGGCGGCGCTGACCACGCCCTGGTCACGAGGCTGA
- the mobF gene encoding MobF family relaxase, with amino-acid sequence MTIHRISAGDGYEYYTREVASDDERRQHRQELGDYYLQTGAPAGVWEGSEIYRHFGVSGEVTEQQMRDLFGQGKRPDAETIREAKGGVVDERRLLLGNPYGVYGATLQRQFTDAVNEAVRDFRNDNDGAEPGRRELARIRRRVAHDMFVADRSREPVDDGELRRFLTTQTRAGAQAVAGFDLTFSVPKSVSVMWALGDRDLQRRIEEAHTGAVRDTLGYLEADVIGSRAGRNGVRRVQVDGVLAARFRHHDSRAGDPQLHDHLVVSNKVFIPFGGKDLRTGRPKGVWRTIDSKALYRATVAASTRYDNALMTRLTRDLGVTFEQRGGGSQATKMEIDLVPEDLIEQFSTRRASIVSRLEELTAEYRTTHGREPGRRTVMRLAQQATLETRQSKQHRPLPDRVQEWRARTSARFTAADLDAQRAERARTEAAAAGERPGWWQRLASHVRHTTPVAPAVAEPVDDATLALRVLTGLEERRSTWTRRHVQAEAARQLAAATGGHGCDGDRIDLVTARVLEDPEMVRLSHPEPVLHRARADADGVSVYDHPDMWRYTSTTVIDRENELLDAAEREVVPPVSRATLDRVLTEAGEDLGADKVRAIEAMALSPRAVVTVVGPAGAGKTRAVRHLADAVTEQGGALVGLAPSAVAARELGCSLGVEAMTAHRWLSAEGWTAVGPGDVVLVDEAGMVDNLTLAAVTRRALEAGAVVRMVGDPAQLSAVDAGGAFDLLHTATGDGVELDTVWRFRDPQEAEASLALRSGPERDAFTWYQDNDRVRSGGEQEVLTEALRAWGADTEAGRRSIIIASTTERVAELNDQISSARAAAGETTPAGTEVLTRDGHLIRLGTRC; translated from the coding sequence ATGACCATCCACCGCATCAGCGCGGGGGACGGGTATGAGTACTACACCCGTGAGGTCGCATCCGACGACGAGCGCAGGCAGCACAGGCAGGAGCTCGGTGACTACTACCTCCAGACAGGCGCGCCAGCCGGCGTGTGGGAGGGCAGCGAGATCTACCGCCACTTCGGTGTCAGTGGCGAGGTCACCGAGCAGCAGATGCGTGACCTGTTCGGGCAGGGCAAGCGTCCAGACGCCGAGACCATCCGGGAGGCGAAGGGCGGCGTTGTCGACGAGAGGAGGCTCCTGCTGGGCAACCCCTACGGGGTCTACGGTGCCACCCTCCAGAGGCAGTTCACTGACGCCGTCAACGAGGCAGTACGTGACTTCAGGAACGACAACGACGGTGCCGAGCCCGGCCGCAGGGAGCTCGCCCGTATCCGACGTCGTGTCGCCCACGACATGTTCGTGGCCGACCGCAGCCGTGAGCCTGTTGACGACGGCGAGCTGCGCAGGTTCCTGACCACCCAGACCAGGGCTGGCGCGCAGGCTGTGGCCGGGTTCGACCTGACCTTCAGCGTGCCCAAGTCCGTGTCGGTGATGTGGGCGCTGGGTGACAGGGACCTCCAGAGGCGTATCGAGGAGGCGCACACCGGCGCGGTCAGGGACACGCTGGGCTACCTTGAGGCTGACGTGATCGGCTCCCGGGCTGGGCGCAACGGTGTGCGCCGAGTACAGGTGGACGGCGTCCTGGCCGCCCGTTTTCGCCACCACGACTCGCGCGCTGGCGACCCCCAGCTCCACGACCACCTGGTCGTGTCGAACAAGGTCTTCATCCCCTTCGGGGGCAAAGACCTGCGGACTGGCAGGCCGAAGGGGGTGTGGCGCACCATTGACTCCAAGGCCCTCTACCGGGCCACCGTGGCTGCCTCGACGCGGTACGACAACGCGCTCATGACGCGCCTGACCAGGGACCTCGGTGTCACCTTCGAGCAGCGTGGCGGTGGCTCGCAGGCCACCAAGATGGAGATCGACCTGGTGCCCGAGGACCTGATCGAGCAGTTCTCCACGCGCAGGGCCAGCATCGTCAGCCGCCTGGAGGAGCTCACAGCCGAGTACCGGACGACCCACGGGCGCGAGCCGGGCCGTCGTACCGTGATGCGCCTGGCGCAGCAGGCCACGCTGGAGACCAGGCAGTCCAAGCAGCACCGGCCGCTGCCCGATCGTGTCCAGGAGTGGCGCGCCAGGACGTCGGCCCGGTTCACCGCCGCCGACCTGGACGCCCAGCGAGCCGAGCGTGCCAGGACCGAGGCCGCTGCGGCGGGGGAGCGGCCGGGCTGGTGGCAGCGCCTGGCCAGCCACGTACGCCACACCACTCCTGTGGCGCCTGCCGTCGCGGAGCCGGTGGACGACGCGACGCTGGCCCTGCGCGTGCTCACCGGCCTGGAGGAGCGCCGGTCCACCTGGACGCGCCGCCACGTCCAGGCCGAGGCAGCCCGCCAGCTGGCCGCCGCGACCGGTGGCCACGGCTGCGACGGGGACCGCATCGACCTCGTCACCGCGCGCGTGCTGGAGGACCCTGAGATGGTGCGCCTGTCCCACCCCGAGCCCGTGCTCCACAGGGCGCGAGCAGACGCCGACGGCGTCAGCGTCTACGACCACCCCGACATGTGGCGCTACACCTCCACCACCGTCATCGACCGGGAGAACGAGCTGCTCGACGCCGCCGAGCGCGAGGTCGTCCCACCGGTGTCACGTGCCACGCTGGATCGGGTCCTCACCGAGGCGGGGGAGGATCTCGGCGCCGACAAGGTCCGTGCCATCGAGGCGATGGCACTGTCCCCCAGGGCCGTGGTCACCGTGGTCGGGCCGGCCGGGGCAGGCAAGACGCGGGCGGTGCGCCACCTCGCCGACGCGGTCACCGAGCAGGGTGGCGCACTGGTCGGCCTCGCCCCCTCGGCGGTAGCGGCCCGTGAGCTCGGCTGCTCCCTGGGCGTGGAGGCCATGACCGCCCACAGGTGGCTGTCCGCCGAGGGGTGGACGGCTGTCGGCCCCGGTGACGTGGTGCTCGTGGACGAGGCCGGCATGGTCGACAACCTCACCCTGGCCGCGGTGACCCGTCGCGCCCTGGAGGCCGGCGCCGTGGTACGCATGGTCGGTGACCCCGCCCAGCTCTCCGCGGTGGACGCTGGAGGGGCCTTCGACCTGCTCCACACCGCCACCGGTGACGGCGTCGAGCTCGACACCGTGTGGCGGTTCCGCGACCCCCAGGAGGCCGAGGCCTCCCTGGCCCTGCGCTCCGGGCCGGAGCGTGACGCCTTCACCTGGTACCAGGACAACGACCGGGTCCGCTCCGGCGGCGAGCAGGAGGTCCTCACCGAGGCCCTCAGGGCCTGGGGCGCAGACACCGAGGCCGGCAGACGGTCCATCATCATCGCCTCCACCACCGAACGCGTCGCCGAGCTCAACGACCAGATATCCTCGGCCCGGGCCGCCGCGGGTGAGACCACCCCGGCTGGCACCGAGGTCCTCACCCGTGACGGCCACCTCATCCGTCTCGGGACACGGTGCTGA
- a CDS encoding C-terminal helicase domain-containing protein: MADNVQLGYAATVHRSQGVTVDTAHAVLDASVDRSTAYVALTRGRLRNTAWLVVEDDQTTTDVLDTIASRTADNVTVLDAAAREARAAADPVRMRDIYADLATTADRIRWSRHLDDLVRGRHIPPAAGRATASQQFPDVVGRLTGLEAAGVDVDTLLRDLTTGIGRPEDPAAEIATRIDQWSDQHPTVLDPDHHGPLSDLDDQALTGLADRAGRQAQAAAGRAQARHSAQPADVGGSEPAPAWTHRPYGDLTDTELSQRIREAVGESFAHAVDSPAREPDAGADQAVSQMLAERDTRAAMDPGHRRAEDAQRWEVSHLDGRPVDIRDAMRHVDRSARAAAVVAREVSEEQARRRWRRAPTSRQDAGHETGVGEGLTQWAAPTAAIGDRRTPSTWRDALVAQRQRLDEAVTQAGRDALGTAGWAQGLTRPQEVTTRQWQRAVGEVATWRAANHVGGHYPLELTAENGTTPHDAGVHQLARALARHQHKDDPDGQAASPGSRQAAARRRQATSEALRRARRALSEQREQARSQQQRSTTQRPTTRPPRSTPGGPRL, encoded by the coding sequence GTGGCCGACAACGTCCAGCTCGGCTACGCTGCCACCGTCCACCGCAGCCAGGGCGTGACCGTGGACACCGCCCACGCTGTCCTGGATGCCTCGGTTGACCGCTCCACCGCCTACGTCGCCCTCACGCGCGGGCGCCTGCGCAACACCGCCTGGCTCGTGGTCGAGGACGACCAGACCACCACCGACGTCCTTGACACCATTGCCTCCCGGACAGCCGACAACGTCACCGTCCTCGACGCGGCCGCCCGGGAGGCCCGCGCTGCGGCCGACCCCGTCCGTATGCGCGACATCTACGCCGACCTGGCCACCACCGCCGACCGGATCCGGTGGAGCCGCCACCTCGACGACCTCGTCCGTGGCAGACACATCCCCCCGGCCGCCGGGCGCGCCACCGCCTCGCAGCAGTTCCCCGACGTCGTCGGGCGGCTCACCGGGCTCGAGGCCGCCGGGGTGGACGTGGACACGCTGCTGCGCGACCTCACCACCGGTATCGGCAGGCCCGAGGACCCTGCCGCCGAGATCGCCACCAGGATCGACCAGTGGTCGGACCAGCACCCCACCGTGCTCGACCCAGACCACCACGGGCCCCTGTCCGACCTCGACGACCAGGCCCTGACCGGGCTGGCCGACCGGGCGGGCAGACAGGCCCAGGCCGCCGCCGGCCGCGCCCAGGCCCGCCACAGCGCCCAGCCTGCTGACGTCGGCGGCAGCGAGCCCGCCCCGGCGTGGACCCACCGCCCCTACGGCGACCTCACCGACACCGAGCTCTCCCAGCGCATCAGGGAGGCGGTAGGGGAGTCCTTCGCCCACGCCGTCGACAGTCCCGCCCGCGAGCCTGACGCGGGCGCCGACCAGGCCGTCAGCCAGATGCTCGCCGAGCGTGACACCCGAGCCGCCATGGACCCCGGCCACCGCCGCGCGGAGGACGCCCAGAGGTGGGAGGTCTCCCACCTCGACGGGCGCCCCGTCGACATCCGCGACGCCATGAGGCACGTCGACCGGTCCGCCCGGGCCGCCGCCGTGGTCGCCCGTGAGGTGTCCGAGGAGCAGGCCCGCCGCCGCTGGCGCAGGGCTCCCACCAGCAGGCAGGACGCAGGGCACGAGACCGGGGTCGGGGAGGGGCTGACCCAGTGGGCGGCACCCACAGCCGCCATCGGGGACCGGCGCACCCCCTCCACCTGGAGGGACGCCCTGGTAGCCCAGAGGCAGCGCCTGGACGAGGCCGTCACCCAGGCCGGGCGCGACGCGCTGGGCACCGCAGGGTGGGCGCAGGGCCTCACCCGTCCCCAGGAGGTCACCACCCGGCAGTGGCAGCGCGCCGTCGGTGAGGTCGCCACCTGGCGGGCGGCCAACCACGTCGGCGGCCACTACCCGCTGGAGCTCACAGCCGAGAACGGCACGACCCCCCACGACGCGGGCGTCCACCAGCTGGCCCGTGCTCTGGCCCGCCACCAGCACAAGGACGACCCCGACGGGCAGGCAGCATCCCCCGGGAGCAGACAGGCAGCCGCCCGGCGCAGGCAGGCCACCAGCGAGGCGCTGCGCCGCGCCCGGCGGGCGCTGAGCGAGCAGCGCGAGCAGGCCCGCAGCCAGCAGCAGCGCTCCACCACCCAGCGGCCCACCACCCGCCCGCCACGCAGCACGCCCGGAGGGCCGAGGCTGTAG
- a CDS encoding type IV secretory system conjugative DNA transfer family protein: MGHDQGLDAALWCAAVGAEALAACAAALRVTGVAYEGTAGVVLAMREAPRGTWLLAATVLVLLLAATGAAAAGLRRLLRPSGRASASRAAGFRDMRERRAVGRAREILGDSLPDQAGRAAGRELVRYMGDHDGDGALWGQYEDPETTYAVTRSGKTRSLVTRRVLEAPGAVLATSTKPDGLALTWLARQETTGARTWAFDPMGQAVGPLPVRWNPVLGCEDFNIARERGRAFALGATTRAGSGNTRWFVERGAQILGYLFHAAAAAGVDIDAVHRWVSRPSEAVEVLDSLGTRSSQMMVSALRDLMIDMAAETSSGFKGTMQGALEPVMIDSVLEALTPPRETSFDAVEFLGSRDVMWVLSPESEGAVASVTTMLVDHVVATARRRSDTLPGGRLTPPLSLVLDEAANIAPLPDLDSLYSEGAGRGIFVSAFFQDEAQVEKRWGRTVARVVYQQSRAVYVLGGSKDSGWNRRVADLSPEYEEARTSWSSGRSGTSTSTHTERRHVLREADVAALPPGRAVLAAAGHPATVVSLPDIKRDRRWGRRAEAGQRIYDDHLRQLQQAGSPARREALRQQMTGWMDTEDHQ; this comes from the coding sequence ATGGGGCACGACCAGGGGCTGGACGCCGCGCTGTGGTGCGCGGCGGTGGGGGCGGAGGCACTGGCGGCCTGCGCCGCCGCCCTGCGGGTGACAGGAGTAGCCTATGAGGGGACTGCCGGGGTGGTCCTGGCCATGCGTGAGGCCCCGCGGGGCACGTGGCTGCTGGCGGCCACGGTCCTGGTGCTGCTCCTGGCAGCCACCGGGGCCGCGGCTGCCGGCCTGCGCCGCCTGCTGCGCCCGTCGGGGCGCGCCAGCGCCTCCCGGGCCGCCGGCTTCCGCGACATGCGCGAGAGGAGGGCGGTGGGACGGGCCAGGGAGATCCTGGGCGACTCCCTGCCGGACCAGGCGGGCAGGGCGGCCGGCAGGGAGCTGGTCCGCTACATGGGCGACCACGACGGCGACGGCGCCCTGTGGGGGCAGTACGAGGACCCGGAGACCACCTACGCGGTGACCCGCAGCGGCAAGACCCGGTCCCTGGTCACCCGCCGGGTCCTGGAGGCCCCCGGCGCGGTGCTGGCCACCTCCACCAAGCCCGACGGCCTGGCCCTGACCTGGCTGGCCCGCCAGGAGACCACCGGGGCGCGCACGTGGGCGTTCGACCCGATGGGCCAGGCGGTCGGCCCGCTGCCGGTGAGGTGGAACCCGGTGCTGGGCTGTGAGGACTTCAATATAGCCCGTGAGCGTGGCCGGGCGTTCGCGCTGGGAGCCACCACCCGGGCCGGGTCGGGCAACACGAGGTGGTTCGTCGAGCGCGGCGCGCAGATCCTGGGCTACCTCTTCCACGCCGCGGCGGCGGCCGGGGTGGACATCGACGCGGTCCACCGGTGGGTCTCGCGCCCCAGCGAGGCGGTGGAGGTCCTGGACTCCCTGGGCACGCGCAGCTCGCAGATGATGGTCTCCGCGCTGCGCGACCTCATGATCGACATGGCCGCTGAGACCAGCTCGGGGTTCAAGGGCACCATGCAGGGAGCCCTGGAGCCGGTGATGATCGACAGCGTCCTGGAGGCGCTCACGCCCCCGCGCGAGACGTCCTTCGACGCGGTCGAGTTCCTGGGCTCCAGGGACGTGATGTGGGTGCTCTCCCCGGAGAGCGAGGGAGCGGTGGCTTCGGTGACGACCATGCTCGTCGACCACGTGGTGGCCACAGCCCGCAGGAGGAGTGACACGCTGCCCGGGGGCAGGCTCACTCCCCCGCTGTCCCTGGTGCTGGACGAGGCAGCCAACATCGCCCCGCTGCCCGACCTGGACTCCCTCTACTCCGAGGGGGCCGGCCGGGGCATCTTCGTCTCAGCGTTCTTCCAGGACGAGGCCCAGGTCGAGAAGCGGTGGGGCCGGACGGTGGCAAGGGTGGTCTACCAGCAGTCCCGGGCCGTCTACGTCCTGGGAGGCTCCAAGGACAGTGGGTGGAACAGGCGTGTCGCCGACCTGTCCCCGGAGTACGAGGAGGCCCGCACCTCCTGGTCGTCAGGCCGGTCGGGCACCTCGACCTCCACCCACACCGAGCGCCGCCACGTGCTGCGCGAGGCCGACGTCGCCGCCCTGCCGCCGGGACGGGCGGTCCTGGCTGCCGCCGGCCACCCGGCCACCGTCGTCAGTCTCCCCGACATCAAGCGCGATAGGCGGTGGGGCAGGAGGGCCGAGGCCGGCCAGAGGATCTACGACGACCACCTGCGCCAGCTGCAGCAGGCCGGCTCCCCCGCCCGGCGCGAGGCCCTGCGCCAGCAGATGACCGGGTGGATGGACACCGAGGACCACCAGTGA